The genomic region ACGCCGGCGGCATCCCCGCCCACTTGATGACGTCACCGTCCGTGGCGCGGCCTGTGAGGTAGCGCCGGGAGACCTGGCTGGCATAGTCCGCGGTGACGGTTGTGATCTCGTCTTGGCGGATCGGGCCCCAGAACACCTCGAAGAACTCGGCGACGCGCTCGTCAGGCACCGGAGCTCCGGGCGCGATGAAGCCGGCCCGCTCGACCGCCACCCTGAGGGCCGCGGCGTCCGGCTCGAGCACGGCGGTGCGGATGATCTCGAACAGGGCCGCCGTGTCGGCGGGCGTGAACCGCTTGACCAGACCGAAGTCGAGGAAGGTCACCCGTCCGCCAGGACCGAAGAGGTAGTTGCCGGGATGCGGGTCCCCGTTGAACGCCCGCATGCGGTACAGGCTCCGGAACACGAAGCGGAAGATCGTCTCCGCGGCCAGATCGCGTTCTCGCTGCTCCCAACCCTCCATGTCCGAGAACCTGGCGCCCTCGGCCAGCTCGGTGGTCAGGACCCGCTTGCCGCACAGCTCGGTGACGACCTCGGGGATGTGGATGAACGGGTGCCCCCGGTACCAGTCGGCGAAGGCGCGCTGGCTGGCCGCCTCCAGCTCGTAGTCGAGCTCCTCGGTCAGCCTGGCCCGCAGCTCGTCCGCGACGGCCCGCACGTCGAGTCCGGAGAAGAGCATGGGAAGCCCCAGCGACGCCAGATCGAGGTTGTCGAGGTCGGCCCGGATGGCGTTTTCGATGCCGGGATACTGCACCTTCACCGCCACCGCCCGCTGATCGGTGGTGATCGCCCGGTGGACCTGGCCGATGGACGCAGCGGCGATCGGCACCGGGTCCCAGTCGCTGAACAGACGGGTGAGCGGCGCTTCCAGATCGGCCTCGATGACGCCGGTGGCGAGCTCGGCGCTCATCGGCGGGGCGTCCTGCTGGAGCTGGGCCAAGGCATCGCGCGCTGACTCGGGCATGGCCGTGTCGAGGAAGCTGGCCAGCTGGCCCAGCTTCATCAATGCGCCCTTCATGTTCCCGAGGGTCGTCGCCACCTGCTCGGCGGTTCGGAGCTCGAGCTCGGCGTCGAGAGCCTCCCGCCGCTCGGCCGAGGCGAACACTCGCCGGGCCCGGTTGGCCGCCGCGCTGGCGCCCACCTGGGATGCCAGCTTGGCCAGCTCGCCGGTGCGGGCCACCTGGGTGGTGGAGCCCACCGGCGCCGGGCGCCGGCGCCGGTGGGCGCGGTGACGGGCCACGGCCACGCTTGCCACCGCGGCGACAACAGCGGCGCCGAGCGCAGCTCCCACAACCGGTGGCCGGACGCCTGCGCCCGGCCACCTTCTGTCAGTCACGGGCAGAGCTTCTCACTCCGCGAGGCGCTCCCTTCCTCGCTCGCGGAACCCTGCCCGCCCCGCCGGAGCCGCTGTATGCGCCCGCTCGGCGGGAGCGCCATGATGGGGGACGTGGGCCTGATCGCGGCGACAGGGTCACCTTGGTCCTGGCATCTCCACCCAGTGGGGTGGGTCGTTGTCCTGGGCACCGCCGCGGGGTACGTCTTTCTCCTTCGCTCTTGGGGGAGGGCCGAGCGGTCGAAGGCCGGACCCGGTCGTCTGCAGGGAGAGACCGCCACCCGCCGCCAGCGAGCGAGCTTCGGGGCCGGTCTCTTCATCCTGCTGATCGCCCTGTGCTGGCCGCTCGCCGACCTCGCCGACTCCTCCCTGCTCGCCCGGATGGCCCAGCGCAGCCTCCTGCTCCTGGTGGCGCCGCCCCTACTCCTGCTGGGGCTCCCCCGCTGGCTCGTCGACCGGCTGACCAGGCCCGCGCTCGTCGACAGCGTGCTCGGGTTCCTCACCCGGCCGGTCGTCGCCACCGTGCTGTTCAACGCGGCCGTGACGGCCTCGTTCCTCGCCCCGGCCATCAATGGACAAGCCCGGTCGGGCGCCATCGCCGCCGGGATCAACCTCGGCCTGCTCGCTGTGGCGACGATCATGTGGATGCCTGCGCTGCGAACCATCCCCGGCGAGCGTTACCTGTCCACGGGCGGCCGCGCCGGCTACCTCATGGCCCAGGCCATCCTGCCCAGCTTCCCGGCCCTGGTGTTCATCTTCGCCCAGCACCCCCTCTACTCGGTCTACGCCCACGCTCCGACGACCGTGGGCCTGTCGCCGCTGCTCGACCAGCAGGTGGCCGGGGCGCTGGCCAAGGTGGCGGGGCTGGGCATACTCCTCGGGGCTGCCGGCTTCTTCGTGCTGCGCTGGCACCAGGCCGAGGAGGCGGGATCCGATCCCGATCCCCTCCTCTGGGACGACGTCGAGCGCGAGCTGCGCCGCCTCGAGCGTCGATCCCGTCGAACCGACTCACCGAACTGAACGACGTCGGGTCAGGTCACTTGTAGGCCGGAAGGTCGGCGCCGTGGCGGAAGGCGATGCTGACGCGGGCCCCGGCGGCGGCCACCTTGGGAACGCTGTGCTCCCAGCGCCGCTGGAACCCGCCGCCCGTCACCAGCAGGTCACCGCGACCAAGCTCGAACGGGCGCGACCGTCCGCCGCCTCGGGGCCGGGCCAGGAACCGTCGAGGATGGCCCAACGACACCAGGGCGACGATCGGCTCGGCGATCTCACGGGCGATCCGGTCGCCGTGCCAGGCCACGCTGTCGCGCCCGTCCCGGTACAGATTGAGGCCCATCGAGTCGAGCGACACGCCGTAGCGCGCCGACAGGACTCGCCGCATGTCATCGAGGACGGGCGGTTCGAGGGGTTCACCGGACGAGAGGCTCCACGCCGCGGTGAGGCGCGGCTCGGCCACCCGCCGCTCGTACATCCAGCGCGACCGCTGGCCCCAGTCGGTGGTTGCGACCAGCTGGCTGAGCAGCTCGTCGGAGCCCGCCACCCACCCGGGGGCGTGGTCGACCCAGGAGGTGTCGTCGAGCTCCACACGCACGAGACCCGAGAACGACGCGTCCACGTCCGGCCCCGACGCCGCGTCGAGCAGCGTCGGTTGCCAGACGAGGTTCATCGAGCCGGCAGGGCGATGGTCTTGGTCTCGAGGTACTGCTCGAGGCCCTCCAGCCCGTTCTGGCGTCCGATGCCGCTCATCTTGTAGCCCCCGAACGGCGAGTCGGCGCCGTACCACACACCCCCGTTGACACCGATGGTCCCGGTGCGGATGCGCCGGGCAACCGACAGCGCTCGGTCCTCGGATCCGGATGTCACCATGCCCGACAGACCGTACCGGGAGTCGTTGGCGATCCGGACGGCGTCGTCGTCGTCCTCGTAGGGGATCACGACGAGGACGGGACCGAAGATCTCCTCCCGGGCGATGGTCATCGAGTTGTCGACGTCGGCGAACACCGTCGGCTCGACGAAGAACCCGCGGGGAAGGTGCGCCGGGCGACCGCCCCCGGTCATCAGCCTGGCGCCTTCGCGCCGTCCGGCGTCGATGTACCCGAGGACGCGATCGCGTTGCTTGGCGCTGACGAGTGGTCCCATGACGTTCTGAGGATCGCTCGGGTCTCCGTAGGCCACCGATTCGAACGCCCTCTTGACCATCTCCGCGGCGTCGGCGTGCCGCGCCCGTGGGACCAGCAGCCGGGTGGCGATGGCACATCCCTGGCCGGCGTGCATGCAGGTGAACGCCGACGCTCCGAGCT from Acidimicrobiales bacterium harbors:
- a CDS encoding alpha-ketoglutarate-dependent dioxygenase AlkB; its protein translation is MNLVWQPTLLDAASGPDVDASFSGLVRVELDDTSWVDHAPGWVAGSDELLSQLVATTDWGQRSRWMYERRVAEPRLTAAWSLSSGEPLEPPVLDDMRRVLSARYGVSLDSMGLNLYRDGRDSVAWHGDRIAREIAEPIVALVSLGHPRRFLARPRGGGRSRPFELGRGDLLVTGGGFQRRWEHSVPKVAAAGARVSIAFRHGADLPAYK
- a CDS encoding AarF/ABC1/UbiB kinase family protein is translated as MTDRRWPGAGVRPPVVGAALGAAVVAAVASVAVARHRAHRRRRPAPVGSTTQVARTGELAKLASQVGASAAANRARRVFASAERREALDAELELRTAEQVATTLGNMKGALMKLGQLASFLDTAMPESARDALAQLQQDAPPMSAELATGVIEADLEAPLTRLFSDWDPVPIAAASIGQVHRAITTDQRAVAVKVQYPGIENAIRADLDNLDLASLGLPMLFSGLDVRAVADELRARLTEELDYELEAASQRAFADWYRGHPFIHIPEVVTELCGKRVLTTELAEGARFSDMEGWEQRERDLAAETIFRFVFRSLYRMRAFNGDPHPGNYLFGPGGRVTFLDFGLVKRFTPADTAALFEIIRTAVLEPDAAALRVAVERAGFIAPGAPVPDERVAEFFEVFWGPIRQDEITTVTADYASQVSRRYLTGRATDGDVIKWAGMPPAFLILQRINFGLLAILGQLEATANWRRIAEELWPTGGPPSTPLGVEEAAWWAVSHARA
- a CDS encoding cytochrome c oxidase assembly protein; the protein is MGWVVVLGTAAGYVFLLRSWGRAERSKAGPGRLQGETATRRQRASFGAGLFILLIALCWPLADLADSSLLARMAQRSLLLLVAPPLLLLGLPRWLVDRLTRPALVDSVLGFLTRPVVATVLFNAAVTASFLAPAINGQARSGAIAAGINLGLLAVATIMWMPALRTIPGERYLSTGGRAGYLMAQAILPSFPALVFIFAQHPLYSVYAHAPTTVGLSPLLDQQVAGALAKVAGLGILLGAAGFFVLRWHQAEEAGSDPDPLLWDDVERELRRLERRSRRTDSPN